In the Candidatus Angelobacter sp. genome, one interval contains:
- a CDS encoding S1 RNA-binding domain-containing protein, whose protein sequence is FHARVAQPPSAVHDNPSDDPHEAEVTARTKSKDVAQALLPVQKRRKHDQHRVDEHAPDSHTRVAQPPSAVRKGLEDNKYEAEETDRSAHEKTPIHESQTQHLPFTFSAPEHSPWSKRKPDSDHKSKAQHSSASPRLRGEKEVPGLSLETLHDIADSSSQSERAADEAERELMEWKKLKFMDGRIGEEFAALIVNVMKFGFFVELTELFIEGLVPIDTLEDDLFTFRENTRQIIGQRSGKTFSIGDHVRVLADRIDHVQRKIQFALVQEKTKPSRAQKRHKKSHLKIQQPVTADNTD, encoded by the coding sequence TTCCATGCCCGTGTGGCACAGCCGCCCTCGGCTGTGCATGACAACCCATCAGACGATCCCCATGAAGCCGAAGTCACTGCGCGCACCAAAAGTAAAGATGTGGCACAGGCACTCTTGCCTGTGCAGAAACGTCGAAAACACGATCAACATCGGGTTGACGAACATGCACCGGACTCCCATACACGTGTAGCACAGCCGCCCTCGGCTGTGCGGAAGGGTTTAGAAGACAACAAATACGAGGCTGAAGAAACTGATCGATCTGCCCATGAAAAAACTCCTATTCATGAGTCTCAAACTCAACACTTGCCCTTCACCTTCTCAGCCCCAGAACACTCTCCCTGGTCCAAGCGAAAGCCTGATTCTGATCACAAATCAAAAGCCCAGCATTCCTCCGCGTCTCCGCGCCTCCGCGGTGAAAAAGAAGTTCCCGGCCTTTCCCTTGAAACCCTCCATGACATCGCCGACTCCTCCTCCCAATCCGAGCGCGCCGCCGACGAAGCCGAGCGCGAGCTCATGGAATGGAAAAAACTCAAATTCATGGATGGCCGCATCGGCGAGGAATTCGCCGCATTAATCGTCAACGTCATGAAGTTCGGCTTCTTTGTCGAGCTGACCGAACTCTTCATCGAAGGCCTTGTTCCCATCGACACCCTGGAAGACGACCTTTTCACCTTCCGCGAAAACACCCGCCAGATCATCGGCCAGCGCTCGGGCAAGACCTTCTCCATCGGCGACCACGTGCGCGTCCTCGCCGACCGCATCGACCACGTCCAGCGCAAGATCCAGTTCGCCCTGGTGCAGGAGAAAACAAAGCCGTCTCGCGCTCAGAAACGTCACAAAAAATCTCACCTGAAAATCCAACAACCTGTCACCGCTGATAACACTGATTAG
- a CDS encoding choice-of-anchor tandem repeat NxxGxxAF-containing protein — protein sequence MVLLGLCAGQASAQLPLNTQIRFENVADSTQGFSDLSQFPAINNEGSVAFVATQGAEQRLFKWERRDPKTLASTGNSPFTFFTDDVAINDAGTVAFRATLSTGQRAAGIFTSDGLVTKTIVNSTDQGFPGFGIGTPSINASGTVAFQAFRSGFRSNVIFTGNGGSITPVLDTLTSDFETFGAVAINASGKIVFEGVQKDRSSGVFLIKPKRDGDGTNGAATASVIDVVDSNNHPDFFQFGDPVINNRGVVADFGAGGITLEVFSGNGRGITARNDPANNPFIDIEHPSLNNHGAIAFSALKANGDQGIFVELTGKASLVPVLQTGDPLFGSTVTAVSIGRFAFNGHFQLAFEYELLDGRSGIAVAAFPGDEEHLDE from the coding sequence TGTGCCGGGCAAGCCTCGGCCCAACTCCCACTAAACACTCAAATCAGATTCGAGAATGTGGCCGACAGCACTCAGGGCTTTTCGGATTTATCGCAATTCCCAGCCATCAATAATGAAGGCTCGGTCGCTTTCGTCGCGACGCAAGGAGCTGAGCAAAGGCTCTTCAAATGGGAACGGCGCGATCCGAAAACACTTGCTTCCACCGGCAACAGCCCTTTCACATTTTTCACCGACGACGTCGCCATCAATGACGCAGGCACAGTCGCCTTCCGCGCAACGCTGAGCACGGGACAACGAGCCGCGGGTATTTTTACCAGTGATGGGCTCGTTACAAAGACAATTGTGAACTCCACCGATCAGGGCTTTCCTGGTTTCGGTATTGGCACACCTTCCATTAATGCCTCCGGAACAGTCGCTTTCCAGGCTTTCCGAAGCGGGTTCAGGTCAAATGTCATTTTCACCGGCAACGGTGGAAGCATCACGCCGGTACTCGATACCTTGACCTCAGACTTCGAGACTTTTGGAGCCGTGGCGATCAATGCCTCAGGCAAAATCGTCTTCGAGGGGGTGCAGAAAGACAGAAGCTCCGGGGTTTTCCTGATAAAGCCAAAGAGAGATGGAGACGGCACAAACGGCGCCGCAACGGCAAGTGTGATCGACGTTGTCGACTCGAACAATCACCCCGATTTCTTTCAATTCGGCGATCCAGTCATCAACAATCGCGGGGTAGTCGCAGATTTCGGTGCAGGCGGCATCACGCTGGAGGTCTTCTCCGGAAATGGCAGGGGCATCACGGCCCGCAACGATCCAGCCAACAACCCCTTCATCGACATCGAACACCCTTCCCTGAACAATCACGGAGCCATCGCATTTTCCGCGCTCAAAGCAAACGGCGATCAGGGTATTTTCGTGGAACTCACCGGGAAGGCTTCTCTGGTTCCGGTGCTCCAGACGGGTGACCCGCTGTTTGGTTCAACGGTAACAGCGGTCAGCATCGGCAGGTTCGCCTTCAATGGCCATTTCCAATTGGCATTCGAATACGAACTGCTGGACGGGCGCTCCGGTATAGCCGTGGCAGCTTTTCCGGGTGACGAAGAACACCTGGATGAATAA